The following are from one region of the Bradyrhizobium septentrionale genome:
- a CDS encoding tRNA-uridine aminocarboxypropyltransferase, whose protein sequence is MSEPTEAKTEIAAEIEDCPHCGKPLPLCICDSVTPIESRTQLLILQHPQEQDRALGTARLTAQHFKNAVVRIGLSWPSLSKALGRPVADPSRWAVLYLGSAKVEDLDTDAEIVAINRKGELEPHQRAILSDIEGIVLLDGTWSQAKALWWRNAWMLKCQRVILGPKRPSRYGQLRKEPRRDGLATIEAAALLLAGLEKRPDIAATLSGSFDRMLAKFREVQAEMPELAPKPKKRDFRKRRR, encoded by the coding sequence ATGTCCGAACCAACCGAAGCAAAGACCGAGATTGCCGCCGAGATCGAGGATTGCCCGCATTGCGGCAAGCCGCTGCCGCTCTGCATCTGCGACAGCGTCACCCCGATCGAAAGCCGCACCCAGCTCCTGATCCTGCAGCATCCGCAGGAGCAGGACAGGGCGCTCGGCACCGCGCGGCTGACGGCGCAACACTTCAAGAACGCCGTGGTCCGGATCGGGCTGTCCTGGCCGAGCCTGTCAAAGGCGCTCGGTCGGCCGGTGGCCGATCCGTCACGCTGGGCCGTGTTGTATCTCGGGTCGGCCAAGGTCGAGGATCTCGATACCGATGCCGAGATCGTCGCGATCAACCGCAAGGGCGAGCTTGAGCCGCATCAGCGCGCCATCCTGTCCGACATCGAGGGCATCGTGCTGCTTGACGGCACCTGGAGCCAGGCCAAGGCGCTGTGGTGGCGCAATGCCTGGATGCTGAAGTGCCAGCGGGTGATTCTCGGGCCGAAACGGCCCTCGCGCTACGGCCAGCTGCGCAAGGAACCGCGGCGCGACGGCCTTGCGACCATCGAGGCGGCCGCGCTTCTGCTGGCGGGGCTGGAGAAGCGGCCGGATATTGCCGCAACGTTGTCAGGTAGTTTCGACCGGATGCTGGCAAAATTCCGCGAAGTACAGGCGGAAATGCCGGAATTGGCGCCCAAACCGAAGAAACGGGATTTCCGCAAGCGCCGGCGCTAG
- a CDS encoding efflux RND transporter permease subunit, producing the protein MISISEPFIRRPVGTTLLAIGLFLVGIVAYQFLPVSSVPNVDFPTIRVSASRPGADPSVMAATVAAPLERKLGTISGVDQITSTSSLGTTSIQVQFSIGRNIDRAARDVQAAINASLADLPSDLPSLPKFRKANPAAAPVFVLALTSKTISTSAMYDVADTVLAQRISQVPGVGEVTVSGADQPAVRIALNPVSLANAGIATDDVRLAIINANPLGPVGIFNGDRLSETLSINKQMRTAAEFRDIVIKSSNGNFVRLSDVAEVEDSVRNSRSIAWFNKQPAVLIQITKQGDANVIDTVDNVRKLLPELKQWIPAGVEISTLVDRTGTIRASVEDMQFTLLATVVLVMVVVFVFLRRMVPTIAAGVSVPLALAGTCAGMWLAGFSIDNLSLMALAISVGFVVDDAIVMIENMYRNLEQGMAPYPAAVEGAKQIGFTVLSISLSLVAAFTPLIFMDGIVGRLLREFSLTLVFAIAVSTVVSLTVTPMICAHYIKEATSDHATWYDRAIEGTLSRVVAFYARTLRSVLGYPWLTMVVFTATVALTVVLYVKTPKAYFPTDDSGFVIGSTRASADISFQAMLLLQQRLADIVMADPAVAGIGSSVGSGGGPGGATSNRGTMFISLKPPEERGGLSTTQVIDRLRRNLFMVPGIRLFMFAAQDIRTGGRQSDSDYQYTLASTDLDLLQKWAPIVAKRMETVEGITDVSSDRDPGGLQLNLVIDRKTASSLGVRVQDIDNALNNAFSQRQISYIYTQRNQYMVVLEIDPRFQSDPSNLDRIYVAGANDVQVPLSALVHYQRGLSALAVFHSGGFPSTTVSFNLLPDVPLEVATTNIQQAVNELHMPEGIRGSFDGNAGDFNKTSGRQPLLILGALVAMYIVLGVLYESLAHPITIISTLPSAGLGALLALQVTNTPLTVIAFVGIILLIGIVKKNGIMMVDFALEAERHQGLSSRDAIFEACRARFRPILMTTMAALFAGIPLVIATGPGTELRRPLGITIIGGLFVSQILTLYTTPVIYLLIDRLRRRPAPSGVHAPAE; encoded by the coding sequence GTGATCTCGATCTCGGAGCCCTTCATTCGCAGGCCGGTGGGCACCACACTGCTTGCGATCGGGCTGTTTTTGGTCGGGATCGTCGCCTATCAGTTCCTGCCGGTGTCGTCGGTTCCGAATGTCGACTTCCCGACCATCCGGGTGTCGGCGTCTCGGCCCGGCGCCGATCCCTCGGTGATGGCCGCGACCGTCGCCGCGCCGCTGGAGCGCAAGCTCGGCACCATTTCGGGGGTCGACCAGATCACCTCGACGAGCTCGCTCGGCACGACCAGTATCCAGGTGCAGTTCTCGATCGGCCGCAATATCGACCGCGCCGCGCGCGACGTGCAGGCCGCGATCAACGCCTCGCTCGCCGATCTGCCGAGCGACCTGCCGTCGCTGCCGAAATTCCGCAAGGCCAATCCGGCCGCGGCGCCGGTGTTCGTGCTGGCGCTGACCTCGAAGACGATCTCGACCAGCGCGATGTACGACGTCGCCGACACCGTGCTGGCGCAGCGCATTTCCCAGGTGCCGGGGGTCGGGGAGGTGACGGTCAGCGGCGCCGACCAGCCGGCGGTGCGCATCGCGCTCAATCCGGTGTCGCTGGCCAATGCCGGGATCGCGACCGACGACGTCCGGCTTGCGATCATCAATGCCAATCCGCTCGGTCCCGTCGGCATCTTCAATGGCGACCGGCTGAGCGAGACGCTGTCGATCAACAAGCAGATGCGCACCGCGGCCGAATTCCGCGACATCGTCATCAAGAGCTCGAACGGCAATTTCGTCCGCCTCTCTGATGTCGCCGAGGTCGAGGACTCCGTCCGCAACTCGCGCTCGATCGCCTGGTTCAACAAGCAGCCCGCGGTGCTGATCCAGATCACCAAGCAGGGCGACGCCAACGTCATCGACACCGTCGACAATGTTCGCAAGCTGCTGCCGGAACTGAAGCAGTGGATCCCGGCCGGGGTCGAGATCTCGACCCTGGTCGATCGCACCGGAACCATCCGCGCCAGCGTCGAGGACATGCAGTTCACGCTGCTGGCGACCGTCGTGCTAGTGATGGTCGTGGTGTTCGTGTTTTTACGCCGGATGGTGCCGACGATCGCCGCCGGCGTTTCGGTACCGCTGGCGCTGGCCGGCACCTGCGCCGGGATGTGGCTCGCCGGCTTCTCGATCGACAATCTGTCGCTGATGGCGCTCGCGATCTCGGTCGGCTTCGTGGTCGACGACGCGATCGTCATGATCGAGAACATGTATCGGAATCTCGAGCAGGGCATGGCGCCATATCCGGCCGCGGTCGAGGGCGCCAAGCAGATCGGCTTCACGGTGCTGTCGATCTCGCTGTCGCTGGTCGCGGCCTTCACGCCGCTGATCTTCATGGACGGGATCGTCGGCCGGCTGCTGCGGGAATTCTCGCTGACGCTGGTGTTTGCGATCGCGGTCTCGACCGTGGTGTCGCTGACGGTCACGCCGATGATCTGCGCGCACTACATCAAGGAGGCGACCTCGGATCACGCCACCTGGTACGACCGCGCCATCGAAGGCACGCTGTCCCGGGTCGTGGCGTTCTATGCCCGGACGCTGCGGAGTGTGCTCGGATACCCCTGGCTGACGATGGTGGTGTTCACCGCCACCGTGGCACTGACGGTGGTGCTCTACGTCAAGACGCCGAAGGCCTATTTCCCGACCGACGACAGCGGCTTTGTCATCGGCTCGACGCGGGCCTCAGCCGATATCTCGTTTCAGGCAATGCTCTTGCTGCAACAGCGGCTCGCCGACATCGTGATGGCCGATCCGGCGGTCGCCGGCATCGGTTCGTCGGTCGGCTCCGGCGGCGGGCCGGGCGGCGCCACCTCCAACCGCGGCACCATGTTCATCAGCCTGAAGCCACCGGAGGAGCGCGGCGGGCTTTCGACCACGCAGGTGATCGACCGGCTGCGCCGCAATCTGTTCATGGTGCCGGGCATCCGCCTGTTCATGTTCGCCGCGCAGGATATCCGCACCGGCGGCCGGCAGAGCGATTCCGACTACCAGTACACGCTCGCCTCGACGGATCTCGATCTGTTGCAGAAATGGGCGCCGATCGTCGCCAAGCGGATGGAGACGGTGGAGGGCATCACCGACGTCTCCTCCGACCGCGATCCCGGCGGCCTGCAGCTCAACCTCGTGATCGACCGCAAGACCGCTTCCAGCCTCGGCGTCCGCGTCCAGGACATCGACAACGCGCTCAACAACGCCTTCTCGCAGCGGCAGATCTCGTACATCTACACCCAGCGCAACCAGTACATGGTGGTGCTCGAGATCGATCCGAGATTCCAGAGCGACCCGTCGAACCTCGACCGCATCTATGTCGCCGGCGCCAATGACGTTCAGGTGCCGCTGTCGGCGCTGGTGCACTACCAGCGCGGGCTGTCGGCACTCGCGGTGTTTCACTCCGGCGGCTTCCCCTCGACCACGGTGTCGTTCAACCTGCTGCCGGACGTGCCGCTGGAGGTCGCGACCACCAACATCCAGCAGGCGGTCAACGAGCTGCACATGCCGGAAGGCATCCGCGGCAGCTTTGACGGCAATGCCGGCGACTTCAACAAGACCAGCGGGCGCCAGCCGCTGCTGATTCTGGGCGCGCTGGTCGCGATGTATATCGTGCTCGGCGTGCTCTATGAGAGCCTGGCCCATCCGATCACGATCATCTCGACCTTGCCGTCGGCCGGCCTCGGTGCCTTGCTGGCGCTGCAGGTGACCAACACGCCGCTGACGGTGATCGCCTTCGTCGGCATCATCCTGTTGATCGGCATCGTCAAGAAGAACGGCATCATGATGGTCGACTTCGCGCTCGAGGCCGAGCGGCATCAGGGCCTGTCGTCTCGGGATGCGATCTTCGAGGCCTGCCGGGCGCGGTTCCGTCCCATCCTGATGACGACGATGGCGGCGCTGTTCGCCGGCATTCCGCTTGTCATTGCGACCGGCCCGGGCACAGAGCTGCGCCGGCCGCTCGGCATCACCATCATCGGCGGCCTGTTCGTATCGCAGATCCTGACCCTCTACACCACGCCGGTGATCTATCTCCTGATCGACCGCCTACGCCGGCGCCCGGCGCCGTCAGGCGTGCACGCGCCCGCGGAATAG
- a CDS encoding efflux RND transporter permease subunit: MSVSEPFIRRPIATSLLGIALMIGGALGYWALPVSALPQVDFPTVQVSTQLPGASPDVVASLITAPLERQLGQIPSLSSMNSTSSFGVSQISLQFDLNRDIDGATQDVQAAINAAAGILPKTLPYPPVYAKVNPADAPVMTLALTSETTSLRAMSDLADTILGQRLSQISGVGRVSILGGLKPAVRVQADLARLAAYGIAMEDLRNAIAGANVSGPKGSLDGAQQSYTIAANDQIAAADAYRPIIIAYRNGSPVTIGDVAQIVDGLENDRTGGWYQGTPAVIIDIQRQPGANVIDVVKQIRAEIPRLQRAVPAGVKLTIVSDRTVTIRASVRDVQFTLILSVVLVTLVVLLFLRSLRATLIAGVALPLSLITSFGVMYFAGFSLDNLSLMALTIGTGFVVDDAIVMIENIVRHMEGGETVMEASLRGASEIGFTVISLTVSLIAVFIPLLFMSGLVGRMFREFALTLTIAVVTSAIVSLTLTPMMCSRLLKNIHEEMAVPGLAAVSRFIDRMVEFYRRTLLWVLQRQRATLLVTFATIALTLIMYVLAPKGFLPLQDTSSITAVTEAGPDVSFAEMQRRQTAVSDLIKADPDVVGVVSVIGSGSVNPTTNVGRLVMTLKPLDERRDGVVKVIERLKQRVATVPGMTVYFQPVQDVQISTQSSRSQYQYTLTATDAAEVSQWAQKLVAEMRRDPIFRDVSSEAQEGGLRAALDVNRQRAGQLGVNLQGVTDTLNDAFAQRQISTIYGQANQYRVVLEALPMYQRDPSILDKLYLPGAAGAQVPLSAVATLIRTTAPLAISHQAQFPSVSLSFNLAPGEALGDAVEAVKAIESRIGMPSSIVGIYSGDAAEFARSLAGQPWLILAAIITIYIVLGVLYESYIHPITILSTLPSAGVGAILALMLCGQDLSVIGLIGIILLMGIVKKNAIMMIDFALEAERHKGMSSYDAIVQACLLRFRPIMMTTLAALFGALPLAIESGTGAELRFPLGISIIGGLLLSQLLTLYTTPVIYLALDRLNRRIERAVPEAGPSGPPIAGATEGMQ, from the coding sequence ATGAGCGTCTCCGAACCGTTCATCCGCCGGCCGATCGCCACCTCGCTGCTCGGCATCGCCCTGATGATCGGCGGCGCGCTCGGCTACTGGGCACTGCCGGTCTCCGCGCTGCCGCAGGTCGACTTCCCGACCGTGCAGGTGTCGACGCAATTGCCCGGCGCGAGCCCCGACGTGGTGGCCTCGCTGATCACGGCACCGCTGGAGCGGCAGCTCGGCCAGATTCCGTCGCTGTCGTCGATGAACTCGACGAGCTCGTTCGGCGTCAGCCAGATCTCGCTGCAATTCGATCTCAACCGCGACATCGACGGCGCCACGCAGGATGTGCAGGCCGCGATCAATGCCGCCGCCGGCATCCTGCCGAAGACGCTGCCGTATCCGCCTGTTTACGCCAAGGTGAACCCGGCGGATGCGCCGGTCATGACCCTGGCGCTGACCTCGGAGACGACCTCGCTGCGGGCGATGAGCGATCTCGCCGATACCATCCTGGGGCAGCGGCTCAGCCAGATTTCCGGCGTCGGCCGGGTCTCGATCCTCGGCGGCCTGAAGCCGGCGGTGCGCGTGCAGGCCGATCTGGCCCGGCTGGCGGCCTATGGCATCGCGATGGAGGATCTGCGCAACGCGATCGCCGGCGCCAACGTGTCGGGGCCGAAGGGATCGCTCGACGGCGCCCAGCAATCCTACACCATCGCCGCCAACGACCAGATCGCGGCCGCCGATGCTTACCGGCCGATCATCATCGCCTATCGCAACGGCTCGCCGGTCACCATCGGCGACGTCGCCCAGATCGTCGACGGGCTTGAGAACGACCGCACCGGCGGCTGGTACCAGGGCACGCCGGCCGTCATCATCGACATCCAGCGCCAGCCGGGCGCTAACGTCATCGACGTCGTCAAGCAGATCCGCGCCGAGATCCCGCGGCTGCAGCGGGCGGTTCCGGCCGGCGTCAAGCTGACGATCGTCTCCGACCGCACCGTGACGATCCGCGCCTCGGTCCGCGACGTGCAATTCACGCTGATCCTGAGCGTCGTGCTGGTGACGCTGGTGGTGCTGTTGTTCCTGCGGTCGCTGCGCGCGACCCTGATCGCCGGCGTCGCGCTGCCGCTGTCGCTGATCACGAGCTTCGGCGTCATGTATTTCGCAGGCTTCAGCCTCGACAATCTGTCGCTGATGGCGCTGACCATCGGAACCGGCTTCGTGGTCGACGACGCCATCGTGATGATCGAGAACATCGTCCGCCACATGGAAGGTGGCGAGACCGTGATGGAGGCCTCGCTGAGGGGCGCCAGCGAAATCGGCTTCACCGTGATCTCGCTGACGGTGTCGCTGATCGCAGTGTTCATCCCGCTGCTGTTCATGTCCGGCCTGGTCGGCCGCATGTTCCGCGAATTCGCGCTGACCTTGACGATCGCGGTGGTGACCTCGGCGATCGTCTCGCTGACGCTGACGCCGATGATGTGCTCGCGGCTGCTCAAGAACATCCATGAGGAGATGGCGGTTCCGGGACTTGCCGCGGTCAGCCGCTTCATCGACCGGATGGTGGAGTTCTACCGTCGCACGCTGCTCTGGGTGCTGCAGCGCCAGCGCGCGACGCTCTTGGTGACTTTCGCGACGATCGCACTGACGCTGATCATGTATGTGCTGGCGCCGAAGGGTTTCCTGCCGCTGCAGGACACTTCCTCGATCACGGCGGTGACCGAGGCGGGCCCCGACGTCTCGTTTGCCGAGATGCAGCGGCGGCAGACCGCGGTCTCCGACCTCATCAAGGCCGACCCGGACGTGGTGGGCGTGGTCTCGGTGATCGGCTCGGGCTCGGTCAATCCGACCACCAATGTCGGCCGGCTGGTGATGACGCTGAAGCCGCTCGACGAGCGGCGCGACGGCGTCGTCAAGGTGATCGAGCGCCTCAAGCAGAGGGTCGCGACGGTGCCCGGCATGACAGTCTACTTCCAGCCGGTGCAGGACGTGCAGATCTCGACGCAATCGAGCCGCTCGCAATACCAGTACACGCTGACTGCGACCGATGCCGCCGAAGTCTCGCAATGGGCGCAGAAACTGGTGGCCGAGATGCGGCGCGACCCGATCTTCCGCGACGTCTCGTCTGAGGCGCAGGAGGGCGGCTTGCGCGCGGCGCTCGACGTCAATCGCCAGCGCGCCGGCCAGCTCGGCGTCAATCTGCAGGGCGTCACCGACACGCTGAACGACGCCTTCGCGCAGCGGCAGATTTCGACGATCTACGGCCAGGCCAACCAGTACCGCGTGGTGCTCGAGGCGCTGCCGATGTATCAGCGCGACCCGTCGATCCTCGACAAGCTCTATCTGCCCGGCGCCGCCGGCGCGCAGGTGCCGCTGTCGGCGGTGGCAACCCTGATCAGGACCACGGCGCCGCTCGCGATCTCGCACCAGGCGCAATTCCCGTCGGTCTCGCTCAGCTTCAACCTGGCGCCCGGCGAGGCGCTCGGCGACGCGGTCGAGGCGGTGAAGGCGATCGAGAGCAGGATCGGGATGCCAAGCAGCATCGTCGGCATCTATTCCGGCGACGCCGCCGAATTCGCCCGCTCGCTCGCCGGACAGCCGTGGCTGATCCTGGCCGCGATCATCACGATCTACATCGTGCTCGGGGTGCTCTACGAAAGCTACATCCACCCGATCACCATCCTGTCGACGCTGCCCTCGGCCGGCGTCGGCGCCATCCTCGCCCTGATGCTGTGCGGGCAGGACCTCTCGGTGATCGGCCTGATCGGCATCATCCTGTTGATGGGCATCGTCAAGAAGAACGCGATCATGATGATCGACTTCGCGCTCGAAGCCGAGCGTCACAAGGGCATGTCGTCCTATGACGCGATCGTGCAGGCCTGCCTGCTGCGGTTCCGGCCGATCATGATGACGACGCTGGCGGCGCTGTTCGGCGCGCTGCCGCTCGCGATCGAAAGCGGCACCGGCGCCGAGCTGCGCTTTCCGCTCGGCATCTCGATCATCGGCGGCCTGCTGCTGAGCCAGCTGCTGACGCTGTACACCACGCCGGTGATCTATCTGGCGCTCGACCGGCTCAATCGCCGGATCGAGCGCGCCGTGCCGGAGGCAGGTCCCAGTGGCCCGCCGATCGCGGGCGCCACCGAGGGCATGCAGTGA
- a CDS encoding efflux RND transporter periplasmic adaptor subunit: MLFKPDSTDDEKRTAPRKRSLISRVLGRMVSLLITLVILGGLGYLGWLAFQPKQNGGGGRGANGRPDLPVPVLAATPHVQDVPVYLDGVGSVKALNTVTVRSQVDGKLLKVNFVEGQDVKKDDVLGEIDPAIYQAQYDQAVAKKAQDVALHANQKLDLARYEQLAASNAGSKQQADTQRALVAQQDALIKADQAAIDNAGATLSYTKIIAPISGRAGLRQVDQGNIIHASDTIGLVILTQLQPIAVWFSLPQQQIMRVNAAAAKGQLAVDVFGNDGVTVIDTGKLTGIDNQVDPTTGTLKLKAEFPNASYQLWPGQFVNVRLKVETLPQAIVVPTSAVQRGPAGTFSYVIGEGDIVTAKPVTVTQQNEHEAVIASGLTTSDRVVTTGFANLADGAKVVVGKDDGPPAADLAPRKRSRNPDGKRGGQGGAQGGTQGGGAQGEAPGKDQGKDGKRDWQGKNGEHRGRHEHSEGDQKGQAAPAPAPAAGGEQSGGAPKAQP, translated from the coding sequence ATGCTCTTTAAGCCCGACTCGACGGACGACGAGAAAAGGACGGCGCCGCGCAAGCGGAGCCTGATCTCGCGCGTGCTCGGGCGCATGGTGTCGCTGCTCATCACGCTCGTGATCCTGGGCGGGCTCGGCTATCTCGGCTGGCTCGCCTTCCAGCCCAAGCAAAACGGTGGCGGCGGGCGGGGCGCCAACGGGCGGCCCGATTTGCCGGTGCCGGTGCTTGCGGCGACGCCGCATGTGCAGGACGTGCCGGTCTATCTCGACGGCGTCGGCTCGGTGAAGGCGCTGAACACGGTCACGGTGCGCTCGCAGGTCGACGGCAAGCTGCTCAAGGTGAATTTCGTCGAGGGCCAGGACGTCAAGAAGGACGACGTGCTGGGCGAGATCGATCCCGCGATCTATCAGGCGCAATACGACCAGGCCGTCGCCAAGAAGGCACAGGACGTAGCCCTGCATGCCAACCAGAAGCTCGACCTCGCGCGCTATGAACAGCTCGCCGCCAGCAATGCCGGCTCCAAGCAGCAGGCCGACACGCAGCGCGCGCTGGTGGCGCAGCAGGACGCGCTGATCAAGGCCGACCAGGCCGCGATCGACAATGCGGGGGCGACGCTGAGTTACACCAAGATCATTGCGCCGATCTCCGGCCGCGCCGGCCTGCGCCAGGTCGACCAGGGCAACATCATCCACGCCTCCGACACCATCGGGCTCGTGATCCTGACCCAGCTGCAGCCGATCGCGGTGTGGTTCAGCCTGCCGCAGCAGCAGATCATGCGGGTGAACGCCGCCGCCGCGAAGGGCCAGCTTGCGGTCGACGTGTTCGGCAATGACGGCGTCACCGTGATCGACACCGGCAAGCTGACCGGCATCGACAACCAGGTCGATCCGACCACCGGCACGCTGAAGCTGAAGGCCGAATTCCCGAACGCCAGCTACCAGCTCTGGCCCGGCCAGTTCGTCAATGTGCGTCTCAAGGTCGAGACGCTGCCGCAGGCCATCGTGGTGCCGACCTCGGCGGTGCAGCGCGGTCCTGCCGGCACGTTCAGTTACGTGATCGGCGAGGGCGACATTGTCACCGCCAAGCCGGTCACGGTCACCCAGCAGAACGAGCATGAAGCCGTCATCGCGAGCGGCCTGACCACGTCGGACCGCGTCGTGACGACGGGGTTTGCCAATCTTGCCGACGGCGCGAAGGTCGTGGTCGGCAAGGATGACGGGCCGCCGGCCGCCGATCTCGCGCCGCGCAAGCGCAGCCGCAATCCCGACGGCAAGCGCGGCGGCCAAGGTGGAGCGCAAGGCGGCACGCAGGGAGGCGGAGCGCAGGGCGAAGCTCCGGGCAAGGACCAGGGCAAGGACGGCAAGCGGGACTGGCAGGGCAAGAACGGCGAGCATCGCGGCCGGCACGAGCATAGTGAAGGCGATCAGAAGGGGCAGGCCGCACCGGCGCCTGCGCCGGCGGCAGGGGGCGAACAGTCGGGCGGCGCACCGAAGGCGCAGCCATGA
- a CDS encoding efflux transporter outer membrane subunit, translating into MSVTVPGGRFGLAVRARRLATRSLLALGLVAGSAGCILTQDIPDPALDVPQGYKAARLGRPGDALPTLDWWRGFRSKELTQLMEEAQTVNLDIAAAVARFRQADALARQAGAALLPTLNLNGSETYSRTSGSSASGLTNGGREVVNYSASLSASYQLDFWGQNRDAAQAAEETAVANRFDREVVALTTLASVANAYFTVLASQDRLRTAQRNIASAERILNAIKERFKAGTGSDLDVAQQETVLANQRALVPPLRQTLDQSINALAVLVSRPPESVRVIGGSLNAVGIPRVTPGLPSELLTQRPDIRRQEAQLASATANVGSARAQFFPSIQLTGQGGYQSQALVSLFQPHAAFFNLVGGMTQPIFDGGRILGNFEYTQAKQDELLQTYRKTVVQSFTDVDNALVAIRETTRRLQLQRDVLSSSRRAFDLAEQQLKAGTADIVTVLNTQLTLFQAEDAYSQAQLARLLAIVSLYQALGGGWEPKMERPVDAL; encoded by the coding sequence ATGTCCGTCACGGTGCCTGGAGGCCGGTTTGGCCTCGCCGTCCGCGCGCGACGGCTCGCGACCCGGTCGCTCCTCGCGCTTGGCCTGGTTGCGGGCTCGGCCGGCTGCATCCTGACCCAGGACATCCCCGATCCGGCGCTCGACGTCCCGCAGGGCTACAAGGCCGCGCGCCTCGGCCGGCCGGGGGACGCGCTGCCGACGCTCGACTGGTGGCGCGGCTTCCGCTCCAAGGAGCTGACACAGCTGATGGAGGAGGCGCAGACCGTCAATCTCGACATCGCCGCGGCAGTCGCGCGATTCCGCCAGGCCGACGCGCTGGCGCGGCAGGCCGGCGCGGCGCTTTTGCCGACCCTCAATCTCAACGGATCGGAAACCTACTCCCGCACCTCCGGCTCCAGCGCCAGTGGCCTCACCAATGGCGGGCGCGAGGTGGTGAATTACAGCGCCTCACTGAGCGCCAGCTACCAGCTCGACTTCTGGGGCCAGAACCGCGACGCCGCGCAAGCGGCGGAGGAGACCGCCGTCGCCAACCGGTTCGACCGCGAGGTGGTGGCGCTGACCACGCTGGCGAGCGTCGCCAACGCCTATTTCACGGTGCTCGCCAGCCAGGACCGGCTGCGCACGGCACAGCGCAACATCGCCAGCGCCGAGCGCATCCTCAACGCGATCAAGGAGCGCTTCAAGGCCGGCACCGGTTCCGACCTCGACGTCGCGCAGCAGGAAACTGTGCTCGCCAACCAGCGCGCGCTGGTGCCGCCACTGCGGCAGACGCTCGACCAGAGCATCAACGCGCTCGCGGTGCTGGTGTCGCGGCCGCCGGAAAGCGTGCGCGTGATCGGCGGCTCGCTCAACGCAGTCGGGATTCCGCGCGTCACGCCGGGATTGCCGTCGGAATTGCTGACCCAGCGTCCCGACATCCGCAGGCAGGAGGCGCAACTCGCATCCGCCACCGCCAATGTCGGCAGCGCGCGGGCGCAGTTCTTTCCAAGCATCCAGCTGACCGGGCAGGGTGGCTATCAGAGCCAGGCGCTGGTCTCGCTATTCCAACCGCATGCGGCGTTCTTCAACCTGGTCGGCGGCATGACCCAGCCGATCTTCGATGGCGGCCGGATCCTCGGCAATTTCGAGTACACCCAGGCCAAGCAGGACGAACTGCTGCAAACCTATCGCAAGACGGTGGTTCAGTCGTTCACCGACGTCGACAATGCGCTGGTTGCCATACGCGAGACCACGCGGCGGTTGCAGCTGCAGCGCGACGTGCTGTCGTCTTCGCGGCGCGCCTTCGACCTCGCCGAGCAGCAGCTCAAGGCCGGCACTGCCGACATCGTAACTGTGCTAAACACGCAGCTGACTCTGTTTCAGGCGGAAGATGCTTATTCCCAGGCCCAGCTGGCCCGGCTATTGGCGATCGTGAGTCTGTACCAGGCATTGGGGGGCGGCTGGGAACCGAAGATGGAAAGACCGGTCGATGCTCTTTAA
- a CDS encoding cysteine synthase A: MVFNKDVIEAIGNTPLIKLKRASELTGCTILGKAEFMNPGQSVKDRAGKWMILEAEKRGTLKPGGLVVESTAGNTGIGLAVVASARGYRTLIVIPETQSQEKKDMLRLCGAELVEAPALPFSNPNNYQHLGRRLAEQLRKTEPNGVLFADQWNNLDNPKAHYDSTGPEIWQQTDGKVDGFVCSVGTGGTLAGISRYLKEKNPAIVTACADPHGFGMYELFKNGQVKSTPGDSITEGIGLGRVTPVVEAANVDTAFLISDEEAVTIIYELLEHEGLCLGGSTGINIAGAIQLAKQLGPGKTIVTILCDSGNRYQSKLFNPAFMRSKNLPVPEWLEKRSKIELPLV; the protein is encoded by the coding sequence ATGGTATTCAACAAAGACGTCATCGAAGCGATCGGCAACACGCCGCTCATCAAGCTGAAGCGCGCATCCGAACTGACCGGCTGCACCATTCTGGGCAAGGCCGAGTTCATGAACCCCGGCCAGTCGGTGAAGGACCGCGCCGGCAAATGGATGATCCTGGAAGCCGAGAAGCGCGGCACGCTGAAACCGGGCGGCCTGGTGGTCGAGTCGACCGCGGGCAATACCGGCATCGGCCTTGCGGTCGTGGCGAGTGCGCGCGGCTATCGCACGCTGATCGTCATTCCGGAGACGCAGAGCCAGGAAAAGAAGGACATGCTGCGGCTGTGCGGCGCCGAGCTCGTCGAGGCGCCGGCGCTGCCGTTCTCCAACCCGAACAACTACCAGCATCTGGGCAGGCGTCTCGCCGAACAGCTTCGCAAGACCGAACCGAACGGCGTGCTGTTCGCCGACCAGTGGAACAACCTCGACAATCCCAAGGCGCATTACGACTCGACCGGACCGGAAATCTGGCAGCAGACCGACGGCAAGGTGGATGGCTTCGTCTGCTCGGTCGGCACCGGCGGCACGCTCGCCGGCATCAGCCGCTACCTGAAGGAAAAGAACCCGGCCATCGTCACCGCCTGTGCCGATCCGCACGGATTCGGGATGTACGAACTGTTCAAGAATGGACAGGTCAAATCGACGCCGGGCGACTCGATCACGGAAGGCATCGGGCTCGGACGCGTCACGCCTGTGGTCGAGGCGGCGAACGTCGACACCGCGTTCCTGATCTCCGACGAGGAAGCCGTGACCATCATCTACGAGTTGCTGGAGCACGAAGGCCTGTGCCTCGGCGGCTCGACCGGCATCAACATCGCCGGCGCGATCCAGCTCGCCAAGCAGCTCGGCCCCGGCAAGACCATCGTCACCATTCTCTGCGACTCCGGCAACCGCTATCAGTCCAAGCTGTTCAACCCGGCCTTCATGCGTTCGAAGAATCTGCCGGTCCCGGAATGGTTGGAAAAGCGCAGCAAGATCGAGCTGCCGCTGGTGTGA